From the genome of Hydrogenothermus marinus:
CAAAAGAAGTAGCAGAAAAGTTTGGGATAAAAGCATTTACCAAACAGGTTAATATAAAAGAAATAGCAAAAAAAGAAAAAAAATCAGTAGAACAAGTAGGAAGAGAAGAAAGATATAAATTTTTTAATGAAATTCTAAAAAAAGAAGATTTTGATAAAATAGCCACTGGCCATCATCTTTCTGATCTTGCAGAAACTATGACTTTATGGTTTATACAAGGAAATAAAAAAGGTATAAAAGGATTTAAGCCAAAAGAAAAAAATATTATAAGACCTTTGTATTATTTAACAAAAGAAGAAATATATAACTATGCAAAAGAAAAACAGATAGAATATAAAGAAGATATTACAAACTATAGTGTAGATTTTAAAAGAAATAAAGTAAGGCATGAAATTATTCCAAAATTAAAAGAGATTAATCCATCTTTTGAAAATTCTGCTCTTATAATGTCTTATTTTTTTAATTTAGATGAGGATTATTTTAATAAAAAAATTGAAAATTTTGATTTATTAGTTGATTTTATAGAGTTAAATCAGATAAAAGAAAAAGCCATTTTATATAGGTTAATAGATAAATGGATATACGAAAAAATAGGTTGTAAACTTTCTTATAAAACTCTTAAATCAATAATAGATTTAGTAGAAACAGGTGGTACAAAAAAAGTTAAAATATGCAATAATTATTATCTTATAAAGGAATATGATAGACTTTATCTAAACCTTGAAAAAAGTGATAAAACTACCTATTTTGAATATACAGTTAAACCCAATGAAAAGATTTATTTAAAGGAGATGGATAAAATTTTAGAGATTTTTA
Proteins encoded in this window:
- the tilS gene encoding tRNA lysidine(34) synthetase TilS, giving the protein MNVEKKFLQAINDFNLISENEKILIAYSTGVDSSVLTYLLLKFKNYLKIKEIALAYLNHKLRKEAEEEEIFTKEVAEKFGIKAFTKQVNIKEIAKKEKKSVEQVGREERYKFFNEILKKEDFDKIATGHHLSDLAETMTLWFIQGNKKGIKGFKPKEKNIIRPLYYLTKEEIYNYAKEKQIEYKEDITNYSVDFKRNKVRHEIIPKLKEINPSFENSALIMSYFFNLDEDYFNKKIENFDLLVDFIELNQIKEKAILYRLIDKWIYEKIGCKLSYKTLKSIIDLVETGGTKKVKICNNYYLIKEYDRLYLNLEKSDKTTYFEYTVKPNEKIYLKEMDKILEIFKLSNPNLEDLKNEKEMVCFDIDSKDIEFKIRQRKKGDRFKPFGSSWKKLKDVMIDLKIPADMRDNIPLLTFKDKILWIIGYKRSDLYPINENSKNVICFKLKEV